AAGAAACAGAGTCTTCATCAAAGTTTAATAATTAACTTCAGCCAAAGCTacattaattgattttttagAACAAGAGTATGGTCAATGCACGCCTTCTCTGTTGCATATTCCAGAATATTCGGTTTCATAaaactttcctttttttttcttttcattagaACATAATctcaattattttttgattGTTGAATTCATACATATAATCAGAACTTCACACAAAAGTTGTCCACAAAGAAGATGAATTTAATGGCAAGTTAGATAGTGAGAAACAAAAATTACCCATCTCAAAATAACTTGATTTGATAATCAATTTCAATCAAATACACAATTATCATAAGAATCTCTGTCTTTCAATGCTAGAAAAGCTCAATTATTCTTTCACACAACTTCAATTTCTCCAACAATCCCCGGTTTATTGCTCATCCCCTGCTTTCTGGAACCACTAATTAAGAAGACTTGATGTTTGGTCGTTGAAGAGGATCACGATCAGCGAAATCTCCAAGAGCTTTCATCGGAAGAGCCGGGGCAGCTTGTGGTGGTTTAGGATAGAAGAAATCAGTAGGGAAGAAATTGTACTGAAGAAGACCATTGCGATTGCTACCCTCATCATGATCTCTCTTTTGAGTTTGCAGAGGAACAGCTACTTTGAGAGTTGTGGTCTCGGTTCCTGAGGTTTGTGTTTTAGGGTACAAGATATCGGTAGGGAAGAAGTTCCATTGAAGGCCTGCCATGGGAATCTCTGTCTCAAGATCTTCAAAGCAAAAGACAAAGAAGCTATCTTTAGaggttttgttttatgttttggttTGGAAAGGCAGGGCAATAGGACTTATATAGAGGGATGAGTGAAGGGCAAAATAGGGAAAGTCAATTTATATGAGTTTCTaaccttttttgttttggcaTGTGATTTTGGTGGTCAAATGGGTTCACAAGCATATTCTCTCctcttttgttcattttttttttctatttaatttctttatttattttgacaTTAGAAATGAGGTGCTTGTCCTCCACGCAAAGAACATAAAGAATAGGGATCGTagtaaaaaacatctcaatCATCTTAATAATGGATATGTCGCTCTTTGATTCAATCACTGGGTTTTGTGAGCCCTTACACTTACATCAAACAAGGGACAAGATTCGCTACTGAGATGACTGAAATGCTTTCTATTGGGATCTCTAACATTTTTGCACAAAGAAACATAGAGGAAAAAGAACAATCCGAGAAAGGGAATTTTTTTGGTCATAATTGGTAATTAGTCTATAATATACTTTGTGGgtttagattttatttttttgaaaatggtaTAATCCCCAACAATTCATTCCATAATAACAAAATTACACTTAACGTTGTGAaaacaattcaaaaaattacaaaCCGAAGTCAAAGAAAGTAAGCTCCAAAACTCaagatcaacaaaaaaaaacacaaatactGAACAACACCGTGTTGACAACACTGTCACGAGATAAAATTGGACAGACTAAAACAACACTGTCATGTGATAAACTTGGACAAACTAAACAAAAAATTTGTGGGTTTAGATTGAAATATTCAAACATTTTTTGTCGataaattttttcatttttagaaaaaaaatattgtcttTAGATGCATACAGGATTTCACTGTCCTGTTTTGACCTTTCCAAAAACTTATTAATTACTAGAAACAGAAAGTTTCTTTCTTGGACATCAGGTAATAGATATTTAGTCCAATTGAacaattcaataatcaaataattattttgtgaattttttttttataatttgaacattttggatccatatttttataaattatactATTATAGCACGTCTCCCAATAAAATTTGTTGGTTGGTACATACCCACGGGCGAAACCATTTGaacctaaaaaaattaatagtacagattaaaaaaaattaaaatttttatttacaaGACTCTGCCCCACCTTAagtaaaataattgaagtttatacatatatgatatttattgGATCGAAATACTCAAACACAAGCCCATGAACTAACTAATAACAAACTCGATAGACATGACACATGAATCAAGCTTTAATAACCATGATATGAAAGTTCACAACTATAGCAAGTAGTACCTCTAGATCAATAAACTAGTCTTCAAGGGGAGAAGATACGAAAGACTTAGGGCACTATTGCACCGACTTATATCGGGGGTTACGTTtacaagtgatatatatagaactaaaaaaaaataaaatccggGGGCGTTGCCCCAGATCCTGCACTAAGTTCTACCCCTGTACATACCTCTTATGTTTGTAGATCTTTTTATGAGAAACAATTTCATCCCCTATTAACAACTTTGAAAACCAATTTTTATCTccaactttgtttttcttttaactaTACAACAAGccaaaattttgatattttaatttttgactATGATGATAAAACTTAGAAGTAATATTTGATATTGAATATGTACGGATgataaaaaaatagatatacATACAAAGTGTAACGGATTCATGAGTAACTCAAATAATACTCATGTAAATGATATCTCATAAAGGTCGAGTTCAAGTATCTCAATTCCCTTCCTGTgttcaaaaaaataatgtacCGGGCTCATGGCCCAGATCCCAAGAATCACGGACCATTCTAGGCCGGGCCCACTTAATGTAAGCAGGCTGGGTCCGAGATCCTGACAGATGATCCGGCTCTATGCAACGCTGTGTTGCCATCGTTCTGGGCTAAGCGCGGAACTTTAAAAGCCCAATAGTAATATTGGCCCATTTTTAAGCCCACAACATCCCCTGCCAGTACCACGCACCGCTTCTTCTCCACAATCCACCAAAGACTaaacccccaaaaccctaaactgaAATACATCCGATTTCAGACAAGGTCTTTTTCTCTGAAAATTCTCGAAATAACCCTAGAAGTTCGTATCGTTGCATCAGAAAGCCATGGCTGAAGTGGAAGTCCGCCATTCAGCGAAGAAAATACACAAGAAGAAAACTGCGGCGGTGTCTGACTACGAACATCCGGCGCCGGTTATGGACACGATGGCCTCCGCTGATTTCATGACCAAGCCTCAGATCGACACTACGTCTATTGTAAAGTCTCTGCACGGAAATATTCCTCGAGAGTGGATGAGGAATTTGGTTTTGCCGAGTGATGGGGATTCTGCGGCTGCAACCCTTGCTGCTGCGGCAcgggaaaagaagaagaaaattgaggAAGGAGAGGAAGATCGCAAGCGCAAATTGACTGAGAGAGATGATATCCCTTCTCAGGGTCCTGATGAGAAGGCTAAAAATGAGTTTAAAGAAgtgggaaaagaagaaaagatgaaGGTCAAGCAGTTGGAGGAAGATGTAGCGGAAGGGATTGaagttgagaagaaaaagaagaatagaGGGGATGCTAATGAGGGAAGGTTAGAGGTGGGGGAAACGGAGAAAGTAAAGATATGGGAGCGGAAAGATGAGGACAGGACTGATTCTCATGAGATTGGGAAgtcagagaagaagaagaagaagaaaatgaagaagggaGGGGATGCAGATGAGGGAATATTAGAGGTAGAGGGAACTGAGAAGGGAAAGAAAACAGAGCAGAAAGATGAGGAAAGTGATGATTCTCCTGATATTGGGAAgtcagagaagaagaagaagaaactggaAAATGAAGGGAATGCTGACGAAGGAATATTAGAAGTGGAGGAAACtgggaaggaaaagaaaacaaagcagAAAGATGGGGAAAGTGATGATTCTCCTGATATTGGAAAgtcagagaagaagaaaaagaagaagaagaagaaggaattgGAAAATGAAGGGAATGCTGATAAGGGAATATTAGAGGTGGAGGAAACCGAGAAGGGAAAGGAAACAGAGTTGAGATATAATCCTGGTATTGGGAAGTCAGAGacgaataagaagaagaagaagaagaagaaaacgaaGAATGAAGCGGATACTGATGAGGGAATATTAGAGGCTGAGGCAACTGATATGAGAAAGGAAACAGAGCTGAAAGATAAGAACAGAGATGAATCTTCTGATATTGGGAAgtcagagaagaagaaaaagaagaggaagcacAAAGAAGTAGAGGAAATTTATGATGTAGGTGAAGCTGATAAAATTGTGAAGAAAGAGAATGTGAATGAGGTGCTTACAGTTGTTGAGAATGGTAATAATGGGGAGGAGGATCGAagcgagaagaagaagaaaagaaagaaggaggaggaggaaactGAAAAGGTAAGGGAAACGGAGCATAAAGATAAGGACGGCAATGATTCTCCGGATATTGGgaagttggagaagaagaggaagaggaagaagtacAAAGAAATTGAGGAAATTGATAATGGAGGTGAGGCTGATAAAATTGAGAAGAAAGAGGAAGTGCATGAGGAGCATATAACTGTTGAGCATGGTAATGATGATAGAAGCGAGAAGAAGaaggataagaagaagaagaaaaacaaggaCAAGGATGCATAGGATTAGTATATGAAATGGTTCGGAAAATTTGAAAGcttcaatttttgtgtgcttGAGTGTTACAGCATTCAAGTGGCTGTAGCAAGTCCTCTGTATGTGGAATGTTTTCTTGAATCAACTgttttttcaaacattattgTCTGTTTAACTTGcattgattcttttgaatttttgacaaaaaaaatcttgtgaaTAGAGCTCCAGATAGCTTGAttctttacttttcttacaTGTGCAGATCGTAATCATTGTTTGGATGATTTGGTTCCGTATGAACATTTAATTGTCTTTGGTTGAGTCATTTTGGCTCCTGTGATTGAGAAAACTCAAAGTAGCTCTTGGCATGTAGGCCTGGAACCTTGTGATTCATTTTTGGTTGGATTTGGATGCATCTTGTTGCGAAGGCAATGGCCAATCTTTGAAAACTGCTCTCCACCATGAAATTAGCAAGACCACAAACTTTGAACATAGATGATCATTTCTCCGTTTAGCAAGCTTATCATAGTTCTCTTCCTGTTTGCCTTCTCATTTTCATTTCCCCATTCTTCTCTTTCATTACCTTTAAAGTGTGAGCGTTTCTTGAAGTCTTCCTACAGTTCTTTTCCGGATAGAGCACGATTGCTTATGGTATGCAACCTCTTAACCAAAACTCAGTGGATTTAAGGTATCTGAATAGTTTCTGTTACCAAATGCATCTGCTTTTTTTTGCAGCCAAATGATGGAAACATCATTTGATTAGATTACATTACACTCAAAGCGCCCATTTTAAGCTATATGGCTAACAATGATTTGATTAGATTACACTCAAAGCGCCCATTTTGCACCCAGGTTgtgaaaaacagagagaaatccAGGTTGGGTAGAACTGCCATTGCCAACTcaatacataatttttttcttcagcAGATTGCAGAATGCAAGTATGCAACCTCTTTAACCAATCGTAACCGGCATGCTTTAGAACAACTCTGCAGGGCATCACCAATTACAAACAGTCACTTTGGAAAGGAGAAGGGTTGCAATAAAATTCCAAGGCAGACAATTTGAGGAACATGGTTGTAGAAATTGATCCAAAATTGTTTAACAAAGAAAGCAACCTATGATACAGACCTAAGTTGTGAAGATATGGTCTCCGTGAAACGGCATCAAAATATTACAATAACAATTAAGTACTAACatcaaatgccataaaaattcaGGAAAGCATGGTGAGCTGAAAACCAACACCTTTAAACTTATTCATCTGCATccttgtccttcttcttcttctttttctttttctcacttTTATCAGCCTCAACTTCATTACCATTAACCACAGCTGTGAGCTCctcattttttttgtctttcttcttctttttcttcttctcagaCTTCTCAGGAGAACCATCTTCGTCCTTATCTTTGAGCTCCTTCTTCACCTCAGTTTCCTGCACCTTCAATATTTCCTCGTTATCACCttctttattcttctttttcttcttcttcttctctgattTTTCAACTTCAACTTCCACCACAACATTCCCCACCTCCTTCTTCACCTCCAGTTTCTCTTCCTTCTCAAATTCTTCAGTGTTTTTTTTAGCCTTCTTAGCTGGAACTTTAGCAGGGCTATCATTACTGTCATCCAACTTGCGCTTGCGGCCCTCCCCTTCATCCTCCTTCGTAGCAGCAGCTGCAAGGCTTGCAACCAATGAATCCCCACCAGTGGGCAAAACCACACTCCTCAACCACTCTTGTGGGGTACTCTCATTAGGTTTACCATGCTTATCTAATTTACCTTCTGTGATCAACTTTTTTTTCATGGATGCCCTTGGTCCCAATCCCCACTTCCTGGGATAAGTATCCCTATCCATAACAACTCTCTTGATCTTAGAGACAACACCATGATCACAAGTGGCCATCACGGCAGTAGTCATCTCAGCAATCCCCAAAGCAATAGCCTCCCCCTTAGTAGTCATCAGCACAATCTCTTCTCCAACCTCAATATCATTCTCAAACCTCAACAAACCTGGGATCATCAGCTTAGCACCATAGCAAATGGCATTCACAGCAGAGTCCTTCACAACCAACCTCTTATAACTTGTCAACAAAACCTCCAAAGGCATAATCACCCTCCTCAGATAAGTCTCATCTCTGTAATTATCATACATCCATTGTGCATCCAACACATCATGCATAGTAACCATGTTATCCTTCTCCCCCGAAATTCCAGACCTTACTCTCCTCAACTCCTGCATATGCCCACCAACCCCAAGAATCAGACCCAAATGCACACACATGGTCCTCACATAAGTCCCTGCCTCACAAGAAATCCAAAAAATAACCAAATGCCTATCTGCGTCGTACTCAAGCAACTTACTTTCATAAATAGTC
The window above is part of the Tripterygium wilfordii isolate XIE 37 chromosome 3, ASM1340144v1, whole genome shotgun sequence genome. Proteins encoded here:
- the LOC119995480 gene encoding uncharacterized protein LOC119995480, translating into MAGLQWNFFPTDILYPKTQTSGTETTTLKVAVPLQTQKRDHDEGSNRNGLLQYNFFPTDFFYPKPPQAAPALPMKALGDFADRDPLQRPNIKSS
- the LOC119995612 gene encoding eukaryotic translation initiation factor 5B-like, which produces MAEVEVRHSAKKIHKKKTAAVSDYEHPAPVMDTMASADFMTKPQIDTTSIVKSLHGNIPREWMRNLVLPSDGDSAAATLAAAAREKKKKIEEGEEDRKRKLTERDDIPSQGPDEKAKNEFKEVGKEEKMKVKQLEEDVAEGIEVEKKKKNRGDANEGRLEVGETEKVKIWERKDEDRTDSHEIGKSEKKKKKKMKKGGDADEGILEVEGTEKGKKTEQKDEESDDSPDIGKSEKKKKKLENEGNADEGILEVEETGKEKKTKQKDGESDDSPDIGKSEKKKKKKKKKELENEGNADKGILEVEETEKGKETELRYNPGIGKSETNKKKKKKKKTKNEADTDEGILEAEATDMRKETELKDKNRDESSDIGKSEKKKKKRKHKEVEEIYDVGEADKIVKKENVNEVLTVVENGNNGEEDRSEKKKKRKKEEEETEKVRETEHKDKDGNDSPDIGKLEKKRKRKKYKEIEEIDNGGEADKIEKKEEVHEEHITVEHGNDDRSEKKKDKKKKKNKDKDA
- the LOC119991378 gene encoding H/ACA ribonucleoprotein complex subunit 4-like → MAEVEISRSEKKRHKKKSVPESDDKDTASGTDTANADFMIKPQSYTPSLDTSQWPILLKNYDRLNVRTGHYTPLPSGCSPLKRPLAEYIKYGILNLDKPANPSSHEVVAWIKRILRVEKTGHSGTLDPKVTGNLIVCIDRATRLVKSQQGAGKEYVCVARLHSKVPDVAKVARALETLTGAVFQRPPLISAVKRQLRIRTIYESKLLEYDADRHLVIFWISCEAGTYVRTMCVHLGLILGVGGHMQELRRVRSGISGEKDNMVTMHDVLDAQWMYDNYRDETYLRRVIMPLEVLLTSYKRLVVKDSAVNAICYGAKLMIPGLLRFENDIEVGEEIVLMTTKGEAIALGIAEMTTAVMATCDHGVVSKIKRVVMDRDTYPRKWGLGPRASMKKKLITEGKLDKHGKPNESTPQEWLRSVVLPTGGDSLVASLAAAATKEDEGEGRKRKLDDSNDSPAKVPAKKAKKNTEEFEKEEKLEVKKEVGNVVVEVEVEKSEKKKKKKKNKEGDNEEILKVQETEVKKELKDKDEDGSPEKSEKKKKKKKDKKNEELTAVVNGNEVEADKSEKKKKKKKKDKDADE